The Streptomyces sp. Mut1 genome window below encodes:
- a CDS encoding LysR family transcriptional regulator, with the protein MYVDQTELECFLVLAEELHFGRTAARLRLSRARVSQLIQKLERRVGAPLFTRTSRRVTLTTLGARLRDDLAPHHRGIENALARAVAAARAIEGVLHVGFSTPLAGELVMKTIEELRTTHPELAVEVCEVPLSDPYGMLRRGDFDLQLTDFPVHEPDLTRGPTLLVENRVLAVASAHPLAARGTLTLEDLAQVPLLTIAGDIPDYWSEHHLPTHTPHGTPIEPGPSVTNHQEALTLVAAGRGALLSGAHIALYHGRPGIAYIPLKDGNPLAYGLTRRSAATGNRALELFGRVAREVAGGMAPAVPGRAA; encoded by the coding sequence ATGTACGTGGACCAGACCGAACTCGAATGCTTCCTCGTACTGGCCGAGGAACTGCACTTCGGCCGCACCGCCGCCCGCCTGCGCCTCTCCCGCGCCCGCGTGAGCCAGCTCATCCAGAAACTGGAACGCCGTGTGGGAGCCCCCCTCTTCACGCGCACGAGCCGACGGGTGACCCTCACCACCCTGGGCGCCCGCCTCCGCGACGACCTCGCACCACACCACCGCGGCATCGAGAACGCCCTCGCGCGGGCCGTGGCCGCGGCACGCGCCATCGAAGGAGTGCTGCACGTCGGCTTCTCCACACCCTTGGCAGGCGAACTGGTGATGAAGACGATCGAGGAGCTGCGCACCACCCACCCCGAACTCGCGGTCGAGGTGTGCGAGGTCCCCCTCTCCGACCCGTACGGGATGCTGCGAAGGGGCGACTTCGACCTCCAGCTGACGGACTTCCCCGTACACGAGCCCGACCTGACCCGCGGCCCCACCCTCCTGGTCGAAAACAGGGTCCTGGCAGTGGCATCCGCACACCCACTTGCCGCACGCGGCACCCTGACCCTTGAGGACCTGGCCCAGGTGCCCCTTCTGACCATCGCGGGCGACATCCCGGACTACTGGTCGGAGCACCACCTGCCGACCCATACCCCCCACGGCACCCCGATCGAACCGGGCCCGTCCGTCACCAACCACCAGGAGGCCCTCACCCTGGTCGCCGCCGGCCGGGGAGCGCTGCTCTCAGGAGCCCACATAGCGCTTTACCACGGCCGCCCCGGCATCGCGTACATCCCACTGAAGGACGGCAACCCCCTCGCCTACGGCCTGACGCGACGCTCCGCCGCCACCGGCAACCGGGCTCTGGAACTCTTCGGCCGGGTGGCACGCGAGGTGGCGGGAGGCATGGCCCCGGCGGTTCCCGGGAGAGCGGCATAG
- a CDS encoding TetR/AcrR family transcriptional regulator: MVPAARTATVPAQSRTPRPRADALRNRERIVTAAREMFVEFGPEAPLDEVARRAGVGNATLYRNFPDRAALIHEVVLSVTSRTTDRAEEAAAEEADPFAALSRFVHAAADERIGALCPMLSGGFDKDHPELLAERRRLEEAVEGLVARAMSAGRLRTDIAVGDVLVALSQLTRPLPGIACPNIDRFTHRHIQLLLDGLEAPARSVLPGTAATLEDLRRRM, translated from the coding sequence GTGGTTCCCGCCGCCCGTACCGCCACCGTACCGGCTCAGTCGCGCACGCCCCGGCCCAGGGCCGACGCGCTGCGCAACCGGGAGCGGATCGTGACGGCCGCGCGCGAGATGTTCGTCGAGTTCGGGCCGGAAGCGCCGCTCGACGAGGTCGCCCGCCGCGCGGGCGTCGGCAACGCCACCCTCTACCGGAACTTCCCCGACCGCGCCGCACTGATCCACGAGGTCGTGCTCTCGGTCACCTCCCGCACCACCGACCGCGCCGAGGAGGCCGCAGCCGAGGAGGCGGACCCCTTCGCCGCCCTCAGCCGCTTCGTCCACGCGGCGGCCGACGAACGCATCGGGGCCCTGTGCCCCATGCTGTCCGGCGGCTTCGACAAGGACCATCCCGAACTGCTCGCCGAGCGCCGGCGCCTCGAAGAGGCCGTCGAGGGGCTCGTCGCGCGCGCCATGTCCGCGGGGCGCCTGCGTACCGACATCGCCGTCGGAGACGTACTGGTCGCCCTCTCCCAGCTCACCCGGCCGCTGCCGGGCATCGCCTGCCCGAACATCGACCGGTTCACCCACCGCCACATCCAGCTGCTCCTGGACGGACTGGAGGCCCCGGCCCGGTCCGTGCTCCCCGGAACAGCGGCGACCTTGGAGGACCTGCGGCGCCGGATGTGA
- a CDS encoding M6 family metalloprotease domain-containing protein: MQQPRHRIRKHRRPVALGAATALVIAALATASSTLPLPSRASAGPAATAPRATGLGPCRIASSMGVQMSEGMPTQPGYARSTGQVHALNLMIDFPDAPGTEPAKDRLAEFFPQTTDWFRTSSYGRLTYIPEAPITSWLRMPLPFAEYGIERGSPYEPGYRHLVNDIVAAADPKVDFTEYDLVNILVTPNAGPSALDTVLSVTFSGNDEAPLADGVPLANTSFVYSRQDDGSGSYAQTGYRVLPHENGHVFGLPDLYTMEGGGSVGHWDIMSEDWGANNDLLGWHKWKLGWLDNDQVSCAARPGTTDHVLEPLATRGGLKLAFVPLTAESGYAVEVRTQAGNDQAVCRPGVLIYKVNSDVDTGQGPVSVADSTKDSPGCTRLPNVHAELSDAAFQPGETFTDRANGIRISVLEKDAKGDYRVQVTRP, translated from the coding sequence ATGCAGCAGCCACGCCACCGGATACGCAAGCACCGCCGCCCGGTCGCACTCGGCGCCGCAACGGCCCTGGTCATCGCGGCACTGGCGACGGCGAGCAGCACCCTGCCGCTGCCCAGCAGGGCCTCGGCGGGACCGGCGGCCACCGCTCCCCGGGCGACCGGCCTCGGCCCGTGCCGGATCGCCTCTTCCATGGGCGTGCAGATGTCGGAGGGCATGCCGACCCAGCCCGGCTACGCGCGCTCCACCGGCCAGGTCCACGCCCTGAACCTGATGATCGACTTCCCTGACGCCCCGGGCACGGAGCCGGCGAAGGACCGCCTCGCCGAATTCTTCCCCCAGACCACGGACTGGTTCCGCACGAGCTCCTACGGCCGGCTCACCTACATACCCGAGGCCCCGATCACCTCGTGGCTGCGGATGCCGCTGCCCTTCGCCGAGTACGGAATCGAGCGCGGCTCCCCGTACGAACCGGGCTACCGCCACCTGGTCAACGACATCGTCGCCGCCGCCGACCCGAAGGTGGACTTCACCGAGTACGACCTGGTCAACATCCTGGTCACCCCGAACGCCGGCCCCTCGGCGCTGGACACCGTGCTGTCGGTGACCTTCTCGGGCAACGACGAAGCCCCCCTGGCCGACGGGGTGCCGCTCGCCAACACGTCCTTCGTCTACAGCCGCCAGGACGACGGCTCGGGCTCGTACGCCCAGACCGGATACCGCGTCCTGCCCCACGAGAACGGCCACGTCTTCGGCCTGCCCGACCTCTACACGATGGAGGGCGGCGGCTCGGTCGGGCACTGGGACATCATGTCCGAGGACTGGGGCGCCAACAACGACCTGCTGGGCTGGCACAAGTGGAAGCTCGGCTGGCTCGACAACGACCAGGTCAGCTGCGCCGCCCGCCCCGGCACCACGGACCACGTCCTGGAACCCCTGGCCACCCGCGGCGGCCTGAAACTGGCCTTCGTCCCCCTGACCGCCGAATCCGGCTACGCCGTCGAAGTCCGCACCCAGGCGGGCAACGACCAGGCGGTCTGCCGCCCCGGCGTCCTCATCTACAAGGTGAACTCCGACGTGGACACCGGCCAGGGCCCGGTCTCCGTGGCCGACAGCACCAAGGACAGCCCCGGCTGCACCCGCCTCCCCAACGTCCACGCCGAACTCTCCGACGCCGCGTTCCAGCCCGGCGAAACCTTCACGGACCGGGCCAACGGGATACGGATCTCGGTACTGGAGAAGGACGCCAAGGGGGACTACCGGGTGCAGGTGACGCGGCCGTAG